GTACTGCATTGTATTATTTTTACTAACTAGagtttaaaatatattatttctacCAACTGaccttgtaagctgccttgagcctgcttcagcaaggaggacgggggggggggggtataaacgAAATAAGTAAATAATTCATTGAAAAGAATTTCATGAGGACAGTACGGCTGTAATTAGCGAGAAGAAAAATACTGTAAAATGTTATGTGGCAACATTTATTTCCCCTGTTGTGTTGAAAAACTGTGTAGAATGTTTGAACATTGGGAGATTTTCTGTGTGAGGGGGAGGGCAAactatttttaattattattattattacttttttttcttttgaaatgttGCACCCCTAAGAATTTTGTGCCCGGGGCAGCTgcccctgttgccccccccccatgttatgCCAGTCACCAGGGGACACAGTGCTACTTTACATGTAGAAATACTTCTGCACCCTGGAGAATGACCCCCATGTGGTGGAGTGCAGGTGTACTACACCCATGTCCAGAGACACaaggacacaaaatggctgccctccaTAATTCTCCAGAGGCACCTCCAAAGAGAGAACAGGAGGCCCCCCTAAGAAAGGCTCTGGGTGCTGTGGTTGGGTCTACAAGGCAAGCCACCCTCCAAAAGTCATGCTCACGGGAATGCTGACAGTGCCAAGAAAAAGGGTATGGGGGAGGGCTTGGGAAGCACTCACTCACCTAATCTGCaagatgattgctgtggatggaGAACCATTCTCCCTCGTGGAGGAAGTAGTCTTTTGCTGCCTACTGCACCACTTGGTTCCCTGGTACACCTTTCCCTCCAGAAGGACCATGAGCCAGCGAGTGTTGACCTCCGTTCACCGCTCCACAGTAGAGCTGGTCAAGGCTGAGTTCTCCAGAGCATGAGGCTGAACTGTCCACTTCATAGTGGACCTCTGCAGTTGCTGGAACCATGGCTACCTCTCCCTCACCACTCACTCACTAGTGGCAACTGGAGGAACTGTGGAGTGGGACCAAGGCCACACTCCAGGAGGGGACACCTGGCTACACAATGGTTCCCCTTCATGCCCAGGAAATGGATGCAGACCACACAGTCGATATGTGTTCTGATTGGGAGAAAGAGATTacgtttctagacactctcaatgactgtgctatggagtagatggtcacagaacctactggggtggggtgatcctggacttggtaagtaatgcccaagacctggcgAGAGATGTACAAGTGATTGTACCtgttgggagcagtgaccataatgttgatttcatcatttgtataaattgggagttgccccaaaagaccaacacaaccccttttaactttaaaagaggtaaattctctgaaatgagtAGACATGTGAAgatgaaactgaaagaaaaggtaaatagggtcaaaacccttggggaagcttggaggctatttaaaactacagtcctagaagctcagataaaatatataccacaagtcaggaaaggcacaaataggtatttaaaaagcctgtgtggttaacaaacaaagtaatggacgctgtaaaaagtaagaaggatttctttaagcagtggaaagctagtccaattgaggttaataaaagggaactcaggctgtggcaaataaaatgtaaGTGCGTGagcaggcaggcaaagagggactatgaggagcatattgcaaaaaacataaagaccaacaataaaaatctatttaaatacattagaagcaggaaaccagtcagggaggcagtgcggctcttggatgaccacagggtaaaaggattactgaaagaggatagggaaatggctgagaagctgaatgcattttttgcctccatcttcactgtggaagatgaaaagtgtttgcccactccaaaacCACTGATtttagaaggggtgttgaaagatctgagtcagattgaggtgatcagagagaaggtcctacgactgatagacaaattaaaaactgataagtcaccaagcctggatggcatacatccaagcgttctgaaagaactcaaaggtgaacttgtggatctcctgacaaaaatatgtaatctttcattgaaatctgcctctgttcctgaggactggaaggtagcaaatgtaaccctcatctttaaaaagggttccagaggagatctgggaaattacaggtcagtctgacttcaatactgggaaagttggtggaaaccattatcaaggagagaattagtaggcacattgacaaACAGAAGTagttgaggaagaatcagcatgggttctgtaagggaagatcttgtctcactaacctttgagggggtgaacaaacatgtggacatgggagacccaatagatattgtttaccttgacttccagaaagcttttgataaaattcatCATCAAATCTTTAGTAAGcttaagagtcatggggtaaaagaacaaatcctcttgtggatcaaaaactggctaactaataggaaacagagagtgagtataaatgggcaattttcacagtggagggtggtaagcagtggagtaccacagggctcaatactgggtctaatattttttaacttgatcattaatgatttggagttgagagtaagcagtgaagtggctaagtttgtggatgacactaaattattcagggtggtgagaaccagagaggattgtgaggcactccaaagggatctgtcgaggctgggcgaatgggcatcaacatggcaaatgaggttcaacatgaccaagtgcaaagcaatgcacactggggccaaaaatcctaactataaatacaagttgatggggtgtgaactggaggagactgaccaagagagagatcataGCTGGAAAGTTAATGGGAGGTCAGTGACACTGACTTTCTAAATTCTATTGGTCACTTACCAGCTATACAATTCAGTTATTTGAAATTTGAGTAAAAATAAGCCAATCTGAGCTACAAAGTTATTAAGAATGTTGAATAtgacttacaaaaagaaataatagaAGCTGAACATCCACAAGGAAGTAGTGTTGCCAAActtcaggattacaactgatctccaggctgcaaagatcaaatccccTAGAGAAAACGGCCGCTGTGGAgcgtgggctctgtggcattatactctaaCTAACGTTGCTGTCCTCCCCACATTCTATCGTcccctggctctacccctaaatctccaagaatttcccaagctggagtttgcAGCCCTATGAAAAGTTTGCTTCACTAGACAGTAGACACTCCCTTGGTACTGATTTGATCTCTTTTTATTTGCCCCCAACACCTAGTAGCAAAACTGCAAATGATAAATCCCCACAATGTTAATTTGTAAAACCAGTatccttttttgttgttactCCCTGCAGTACAATTTGCCAAgacaagattgctctgtatggcgaactttccaccggccatcgaattagaggggcaccaaagaagaggtacaaggactccttgaagaaatcccttggcacctgtcgcatcaaccatcaccagtggtctgacctagcctcagatcgcaaagcatggaggcacaccatccaccaggctgtctcttcctttgagaacgcacgcatagctgctcttgaggacaaaaggagattgaggaagaatcacactgctacagcaccaaccccaaatcagacttttccctgcagccactgtggccggatctgcctgtcccgcattggtcttgtcagccaccagcgagcctgcagcagacgtggactactgcacccttcttaaatcttcgttcgcgaagtcaagccgagagagagacaattTGCCAacaaaggagagcaggaaggccATCGCTGACCCTTCGAGGAAATGCAAGAACAACATGCAAGTTAACCTCCCAAGAGGGCAAAAGGCTAGGGCTTTCATGCGCACAGCAGCTGAGAGGCACAAAGCTGCCTTGAGCAATCAGTCATGGCGTGAGCTGTGTGTGATTTGTGCtagtttctctctgtctctccaggGGCTGGGGATGGATTTCAAGGACAGGGCTCAGCTGATTGGCCTAGAGTATCTGTCTGTCTCCTGCACTCCCCACACTCCTCCAACATTCCCCACAGCAGAAACTGGAGGAGGCAGTGGAAactaattttgtgtgtgtgtaagagagacaAGTGGGAGCATAAATAAATGGGAAGAAAAGACGAACGACTGTACAGAGCCGCATTTCAGCAGGGAGAAGTTGCAGAACAAGTGTGGAGGTGAACTTGGAGAAGTACAGTGGAAAGATACTTGATTCTCAGGCACTGAACCTCAAGGCCAGGTGCACAGTCTCCACAGGTATTTGGGATTTTAATCTTCTGCCTTCACTTGCCCTCTGCACAGGTGCAAAGCTACAGAATCATGTCTTTGGCAGTGAAAGAGAAGAGCCAAATACGTCTGGTCTTCCTGGGTGCAGCTGGGGTGGGCAAGACAGCCCTGATCCACCGCTTCCTAATGGATACCTTTGAGCCAAAGCATCAGCGGACTGTAGAAGAGTTGCACACCAAGGAGTATGAGGTGAGTGGTGCTACCATCAAAGTTGATATCCTGGACACCAGCGGTAGTTACTCCTTCCCAGCAATGCGTAAACTTTCAATCCAGAACAGTGATGCCTTCGCTTTGATCTATGCTGTGGATGATGCCGAATCCTTTGAATATGTAAAGATTTTGCATAATGAGATCCTTGAGTTGAAAGAGGATAAATTCCCACCCATTGTGGTGGTGGGCAATAAGGCAGAAGCAGGAGGGCTTAGACAGGTCTTACCTGAGAATGCTCTTTCCTTGGTGGAGCTTGACTGGAACAGTAGTTTCCTGGAAGCATCAGCTAAAGAGAATGAGAATGTGACGGAGGTCTTCAGAGAGCTACTCCAGCAAGCCAACTTGTCCAGCCGGCTGAGCCCTGCCCTGCACAGAAGGAGGCAGACATTTCCTGAGGAGCCACCACTGAGACCCCCCATGAACAAAGCAAACAGCTGTACCATCTGTTGAACTATGTAAGGACGGTGACTGCAAGTCTTTTGAAAACTCTAGCAGGTTGCATCCATTGTATCAGTGTTGTGATATTCTGTCATTTTGGGGCTCTGGAGCCATTAGCAAAACTTTTTAACTTGTCATGACTGTGTCATTTCTGCTCAAGGGGCCCAAAGCCACAAATTCGAGCCTTTTCATGTATTCAGCTTTGAGTTGCCCAAGAAATGAGACACCTTTCGCACCTGAGAATTTTTGTCCTGTTTTCCATAACCATACCTAGTGCTAATGTAGAGACTGAAAGAAATGTGAAGAGCTAAGTTACACCCCAGCTATGGATCCAGGTTAGTCAAGGTGGATGTCTCACAGACAATCATCTATGGCAACACAGCTAGCATCACCAAGGCATATATAATGCGCACTGAAGGCAAGAGGTCAGAAGTGTTATGTTGATATTTGCTTAAATAagacatttttaattttttaaaaaagaagtgccAACAGAAACATTTAAATCCTGGGACACGTGTTGCTCATTTGCACTTGTGAGTGACTGAACATTATGAGGGAGGAAGAGTGATTTGGTCTCCACTGAACAGCAAGTCTGTGCATAGATTATGTGCTTGTGTGAATATTTCTCCTCCCAGACGATCTGTAGTTTTGCTTCTAATATCTCATTGACTGTTTGCATGCATGTGGCCTTGTGCGGGTTTTGTTCACAATGAGATAACCACTGTCTGTGGCATCTTTGCATTGTGCCAAAAAGTGTGCATTACCTGTCAAGTTGGTCTGTGCTCGACTACATATTATCTGTGCTTTTCTAACCTTTTCAAATGTTGTATCTCATAAAAGAAACCTGAAGTACAAGCCTGctgtatttcccccctccctttgctgtGAAAGATGGGGCTTTATCTTTATCTATACAGTTCTGATCCTATGCAATCGCTGAATTACTTACATTTTACTAAGTTGGAAACCCATACAAATAGCAGGAAGCATACGGCAGCCATGGAGAAGAATTTGATGTGCTAAAATATATTCTAACACAGAAAGGAATTAAAGCTGGAGGAAAGGAAGAGGCTGGAGATGGAGCTCATGCCACTAATTTTGCTACAATTTCATTTCATTAATTTATTTCTTAGCCATTTCTCCATTTCACCATGTCCATGGTGACAGAAGCATTACAATGCTATTAAAATAATCAATCAATAATCAGGCACTGGCAGCAAACaataactgaataaaataaaaataagagcaTCAGAACACATTAAAATGCTATTTCATCCTTATAAACTGAGTCCCATTGGGCTACCTGTTCAGCAATGATTGTATTTTTGACACCATCTCTTCTGTGGCTAACTAAAAAAGAGGCACTCGGTTTGGGGAGAATAAAAAAATATCTCTAACTCTAGACTGCAGTATGCTTTCCCTGCGGGTGATGCTCTTAGACTGCCTGGTGCAGGACAGCACAAGAAGGGGCTAGTAGAAGAGCTGCGTATTGTTATGTGCTTTCTTGAAAGCATCTGGAATGGATCCTAGGCTAGAAGGGTGACCATCAGCTTGACCTGGTCAGGATGCTTCACTTGTACATTTTTATGGGGAGCCATATTCTCTTAGTAGTGGGTTCTCTGCCTTGAGAAATATGAATTCAAATACACACAACTGAACCGTTGTTAGCTTCTAGCTTGAATTTATCGCCAATCCTTCTTGTACTAGTTTTCCATACAGATGGCCCTAATAAATCAGCATTTTGTTATTTCTGGGTTCTTGAGTATCTCCAGTCATTGGATGTCATCATTCTCTGTTGAAAACAGAAGATAATGGCTTGAGCCAGgtgcaaaattatatatatatatagtcccctgtgcaagcaccagtcgtttccgactctggggtgatgttgcatcacaacgttttcatggcagactttttacggggtggtttgctgttgccttccccagtcacctacgctttatccccagcaagctgggtactcatttttactgacctcagaaggatggaaggctgagtcaaccctgagccagctacctgaacccagcttccgctgggatcgaacccaggtcgtaagcagagaatTTGTTAAATATCCATTATTTGCCCCCATGAGGAAGCTTATATGTAGCCCATCACTTTTCCTAATAGGTGCTCCTCAGAGTAGACAAATTGAGGGGAGTAGGAAAATTGAGGGGAAGGCTCAAATCTACTCTCTCTAAGTGCTGTGGTCCTAATTGTAATTCCCCACCCTGCTCCTGATGATCTAAGTTTCAACAGCTTAGTGCATGTCTACTTGAcaagaccaatactccctctaaactgtggagtcttgtgagcaaaaattctgcttcatgacctactggcattaaagtcgtgagctactgcatgattggtttgctctggggccatccttcctgagctaagacaaaaatgtttgagccagaggctaaaaaactgtgagctagctcacattaactcagtttagaggggacaCGAGACAAGACCCTTACATAACATAACAAAGTTATACTCTTAGGCTTAGTTTCAGTGAAGGATAAAAGTAAAGGCTTAACGGAAAAGGTTATGTTGCTAGGAGGAACCTGAAGAATGAGAAAGCAGACAGATCGTCATATACCAAGTGGTAATATCACAGTATGCAATATAGAGCCAGTTGGTAAGCTTATCATGTGTGCTATTCCAACAAATGGTGAGCTGCATTTTACCACACCAGCACCTGATCAGAAATTGAGAGGAGCAGACAAGTAATAAAAATTTCCTCTACGCCTAGCCGGATACTATAGATGCCCATTTTACTAGTGGCTACATTCACACTGCGGTACATTACTCTTGGTTTTCTATATTCTCTTTTTGtcacatatttttattttatggcTGAGATTAGGGTTCCAACCCTCATTGGCAGCCTCCAGGGGTGCTGGAGAGGCAGATGCTCTGGAAACTGGCATTGCATGATGCTGTGATATCACTGCCTGTTGCACAATTGTTATTCCACCTATATGCTCTGCTCACTCACATGCCTATGTAGGGACCGACAAGCTGCATGCCTTAATAGCACATGGCATCCGTGACACGGTTGGACTCTGGGTCACCCTCTGCCCAGCTTGGCACACAAAATGGAGTTTGGCAGCAACTGGAAAAGCAGCTCCAGCTCTACAAATGCTATGTCCTAAAGGTCCAGAACATGCAAGCATTGAGCAAGTCAGATTATGCATCAATTGCATTGTCTCTGGCTAAGGCGTGGCCCCAGGTTCGAGAGTAATCAAACACCTAGCTAAATCGAATCATCTTTCCAGCACTGTATTGACTACAAAGAGACTTTCCCCTCGAGTTTCTGTCTTCTCCCCCAACCTCTTATCTTTGTCAATAACACCTCTGATTGTATCAATGATCTATCAGTGTTTCTTGTTAATATCTTAAATTCCAATTCCTGATTTCCCTTCCTCCATCTTCCAAACTTAATTGCCCTACAGCCTCCACCCAAGTAATCTAATCGCCCTAACCATTCTCAATTCTTCTCCCCTCATCTTTCCTGCAGTGGGCTATCAGCACCCATTAGTCACCACCAACACATCTTCTATGTTTCCTGAAACCCTTTGATTGCCTTGATTGCCCTTGCAGATGTAATCTCACAACTTCGTAATCCAATATTACATTGTTccaagcagggctggccccagGGCACATGGCGCCCAAGGCAAACTCACTGTCCACCGCCCTGCAGCACCGCACCCCACGGCAGACAAGCGACGGCGGTCCCTGGCAGCTTGAGGGCTGTGTGGGTTCTTCCccagccccctcctccctcccttccccactattGCAATGTCTGGGAAGCGGTGGTGGAACAGCCATGCTTCCCAGGctatttaaagcccccccccacgATCAGTTATTGGTGGGTGAAACAGCACCAGAGGCTCgcagctcctatgctggccctctgGCGCGATTGCTATCAGTGTGgggtgagggggcagcagcaaTGGGAAGGATGAACCACCGAAAGAGCTGCTGCCACCGCCactgtttcctcccccccttccatcccatgcgatccaggaaggaaggggggagaaggttggggaagaggcaggcagacaagcaaagGGGATGAGGTAGGCGGGTGGGTTGGCGAGCTAGGGCAGGTGGGCAAATGACTGGGAAGAGGCGGGTGGGCAAGCgatggaggagggaaaggggtgggtgggcaaaggaggaggggaaggcagatGAGTGGATGGACAGAGGAAGGGGCAGGTGGATGGAGGAGAAGAAGGCAGGCGGGCAAAAGAGGAAGCAAACTAGGGATTTGtctagggcatggggaggggtGAGGGCTAAATtcagcacccccaccctgccagcgcaataggcaaatgcctaatttgcctagtgggcaggccaGCCATGGTTCCAAGGAACATCTTGACCACCTGTGCCATGATGTTATGTTGTTGCCTACTCAAGGACAcactctggacatgctcagtgTGTCTGTCTTGGCACCTTCAGACTTGTGCCCCCAGATTCATTTGGGTACTCTCCCCAATTGGATGCTGGTCATTCTGCTGCTCTTCTTCATAGACTTCAACTCACCAGGACAAGTAGCTATTATTTTCTCCCCACCAATTTTCTCCCTGTCTGCTATTTTCTGgtattcttgtgtgtgtgtgttggtttaattctctctctgtgtgttttaaatatattattctgagagccagtttggtgtagtggttaactgtgcagactcttatctgggagaaccaggtttgattccccactcctccacttgcagctgctagcatggccttgggtcagacatagctctggcaggagttgtccttgaaagggcagctgctgtgagagccctctccagccccacccacctcacagggtgtctgttgtgggggagaaagataaaggagattgtgagccactctgagtctctgagtcagagaaaagggcggggtataaatctgcagtcttcttcttttaaaaaataaaattcttttcttaattaaatttgTTCAGTCATTTCAAAATCTCTCTTTCTAGAGTTATTACTGGCATACACTAGGTCTCCACACCATAAGAGCTCTATCAGGGCCTGTCTCCACTACATTCTCCATAAAAAGAGAAGATccccagcatttctggtaacatACCTAGAAAAAAATACAGTGTCAGTGCAGCTTTAGGAATTTCACAaatttctctatggtttttaccatacagatttgggaaattcctagaacagCCTGTGACACctggacatcacttccagttaatGCAACCTGAAATAACTTCATAGTGTCATGTAATCCCTTTATCCTTCCACCGTTTCATCAAACAGCAGACTGCAGGAGCCCAGAGTGTGAATGCAGGAGATTGCTCACTGCGGTGGGTAACTTGGCACCCTTGGTGGAGTTGGTTCCTCTGTTGCTCCTTTTCTCCAGACACGACTTAGCAGAGAAGTAGCGAGGACTGTACCCATACCTAAGGTGTAATATAAGTGATAAGGCAATCACAGGGAAATTTTTGTTTCTGTGTGGTATATTTGATCATTTGTAAGAATTGCCACATGCATTTGAATTGTTGAGTTGGTAGGCTGCCACCTCAGGAAGCCACTTCAAGAATTCCATTATTTCATATGATCTTTTGGCTTGTATCATTATGAATGTTTGCATTAATATCTCCATGGAATTACACTTTTAGTAGCTGCTGGCTATAGAGTTCTGACTACAAGCTATCACAACCCTCACCAGTGCAGTCCCATATTTAGATATTTCTGCACTCAGGCAGCATTCCCCACACGCACATTTTTTCCTTCAATGAGAGGTAAGAGAAAGAGCAGGACTGAGCAAACGTAGGGAACTGCATTCTCCCATGGGAaggaaagaggtgggggaagATTCCTGAGAACCCATCCTTTTTAATAACCTGGTTTTTCTCAAGACATTTCCCAAGTTCCTGATTTGGTTATTTGTTTATGTCACAGTTTCCATGCTCTAACAACTCCCCCTTTGACATGTGTGACAGACCACAGACATAGGTATGCTTAGAGGCAGTGcatatgagtgacagctaatggaactcactatgaccgttttcgcacacagctcacctcccagtcacaatcctgttccctccgcagcgtctggtcagatttcccaccatctgcgccgaagttacaggaagtgccacagcttttgcatagcaaacgtaaaccgctaaaacccagtttatgtttgctacgcaaaagccgcggcacttcctgtaactccggtgcagacagtgggaaatccgacagacgctgcggagggaacaggattgtgactgcaaggtaagctgtgtgcgaaaaaggtttCTGATTAGGGAACTGCAGCTGTCAGGAAAGGGGGTCAGTTTGGCAGTTGGAGAAAGCAGTTGGAGAGAAGAGGAGCTGCAGAGTGGATGGATGAGAGAGTGGTTGCTTTGAGACACTCTCTCATGTGAGAAAAGCCTAATAAAGAAAAGTCTGTGTCAGAGCCAGTGTGGAGTGGCTTGGAATATATGACAGACTCTTGTGGTAGACTTTTCCCAAAAGTACAAAcagtctctctgtgtgtaaaacaaAGAATCACATATTGAGAGGGAATTTTAGTTCTCCAGTATTAAGCTTACTGTCCAGTGGAagaatttttaaatttaatttaatttttcaatttacaCCTCACCCTAtcttgcaagtgggctcagggtggcttgcaaCACTAAAATAACATTAAGATGAACCACATTAAAAGTTAAATAACATAATAAAAACAGATATTTCAATCAGATCAGAAAACAGTAATTCATACAATTGGCAACAAACCACGCAACAGCATGTAAGCTGGAAGCTTTCAACACAATTTAAGCACCTTGATGGGAAGATGGAGAAGACTGTCAGTCTGGAAGATCAGGATTTGGCAAAGGATGCCAAAGTcccaggttatttatcttaaagagGAGATAATAACGGTCTTGCCAGAGAAAAGGGGTCTAGAAGGAAGACCTTAGTCTTAATCAAAGGGAGTACACTCTCAAAACTGTATACTTATCAAGTGTAAAGCAAAAAGGACATCTGTGCCAAGCAACCTATTTAAGACTAAGCATTATAACTAAGACTAAGCACTGACTAAAACTTCAGTGAAGTTAAACAACTTTAAGTGTAAAACCATCTCTTGTAAAGTCAGCAATCTCACAGGCAGTTCTGTGTTTAGTTTTTTAACTCTCTGCCTACATATTCCTAATCCCAAACCCTATGTACACAttgattcccttccctgccagtctgttcaaataaaccaaaagttgtttaaatctttaactgtgtCTCCTGTCAATTTTCTGAAGGGAAATTTTGACAACTGAAAGAACAGGGTGATCATTTTAGCTGGGTGATAAATAACATGGTCGCCCTGTCACAATATGCTTGCAGGTTGTAGAAAAATCCCCCCTATATCTATATGGCTTCactgtagagattttttttttttgatcgaCACTTCAGGGAAATTTCAGAATTAGAGATGCAAGGCTGGCAGTCTCCCAGCTTGTGTCTGAAGAGATCTGTGTTCTTCTGTATACTTCCCAATGAAGCCAAATGCATTGTCAAAAATACTTTAAAGTACCTCAGATGGTTGCATGAAACTTGGCTGCTATCCTGTATTACACATCTTGAGAGTTAAGTCCTACTGAAATCAGTGAGACTGATGTTTGAGTGAAGAGACATAATATAGGACTGCAAAACTCCAATGGACCAATTGTGCATATTATGGAGGCAGCTTTGATAACAGACACTCAGTCTGGATACCATTGGGCTTTGAAATCTTCCCATTTCTGACATGCAGAGTAAAAATAATTGAACATGGTTATATATACAAACACTGTTATCTTAGAATGTttctctgaattttaaaaaaaaaagtttccaaagCAGTATATGAGACATAAactaatagggctgccaacctctcgGTCCGGGCGGAGAATCTCACATTGGGCTGgcaaggggaacctccccctgcattgctggcgcgatgacatcacccaaaagtgatgtcatcaaaatggcagcactcgtgtggggccgctctaggcattttcagggaaactctatggtttttccagacgctctagccatttgggaggtaaaactctatggtgcagtaggtaccatagagttttaacctcccaaatggctagagctgccaggaaaaccatagagttttcctggaaatgcctagagtggccccgcacgggcgccaccattttgatgatgtcacttcctggtgacgtcATTTTGGCATGCAGCGCGTGCACGaatgtcccccactgggggatgaagaggacttggaaaccctataaACTAAGTATAATATGTCTGC
This region of Heteronotia binoei isolate CCM8104 ecotype False Entrance Well chromosome 13, APGP_CSIRO_Hbin_v1, whole genome shotgun sequence genomic DNA includes:
- the LOC132581407 gene encoding GTP-binding protein Rhes-like yields the protein MSLAVKEKSQIRLVFLGAAGVGKTALIHRFLMDTFEPKHQRTVEELHTKEYEVSGATIKVDILDTSGSYSFPAMRKLSIQNSDAFALIYAVDDAESFEYVKILHNEILELKEDKFPPIVVVGNKAEAGGLRQVLPENALSLVELDWNSSFLEASAKENENVTEVFRELLQQANLSSRLSPALHRRRQTFPEEPPLRPPMNKANSCTIC